A window of Paenibacillus sp. 19GGS1-52 contains these coding sequences:
- a CDS encoding glycerol dehydrogenase, with the protein MTQIIISPSKYIQGSGEINKLGSYCAQLGTTQAYAIVDPYILSLYKEELVRSFADAAIPLQLREFRGECSQSQVDSIVVELSSSDVILGIGGGKTLDTAKAVSHFASLPVVIVPTVASTDAPCSALSVLYTDEGEFDHYLALRRNPDLVVADVDIIAKAPARLLAAGIGDALSTYYEARACQKSQALTHAGGTPSIAAISLAKACLDTLFADGVEALHDVQHKRTSPAVEHIVEANIYLSGIGFESGGLAAAHAIHNALTLLEECRNIYHGEKVAFGTIVQLVLEKAPADETLKVIRFCQEIGLPVTLRELGITSLDLEKLMRVARASCAEDSPMQNMPFEVHAEEVLEAILAADRLGQ; encoded by the coding sequence ATGACACAGATCATCATCTCACCATCCAAATATATTCAGGGCAGCGGTGAAATTAACAAGCTGGGGTCTTATTGTGCTCAGCTAGGGACAACGCAGGCTTATGCAATAGTCGATCCTTATATTCTTTCGCTGTACAAGGAGGAACTTGTACGCAGCTTTGCTGATGCAGCCATTCCACTACAACTTCGGGAATTCAGGGGGGAATGCAGCCAGAGTCAGGTGGATTCCATAGTAGTCGAACTCAGTTCCAGCGATGTCATTCTGGGCATTGGCGGCGGCAAAACGTTGGATACGGCTAAAGCGGTCAGTCATTTTGCTTCGCTGCCTGTCGTCATTGTTCCTACTGTTGCATCAACGGATGCTCCGTGCAGTGCGTTGTCCGTACTCTATACGGACGAAGGTGAATTTGACCACTACCTTGCTTTACGAAGAAATCCGGATTTAGTGGTTGCCGATGTAGACATTATTGCCAAAGCACCTGCCAGATTGCTTGCTGCAGGTATAGGAGATGCTTTGTCGACTTATTACGAAGCCAGAGCTTGTCAGAAGTCACAGGCGTTAACTCACGCTGGTGGGACTCCTTCTATTGCTGCTATTTCTCTGGCAAAGGCTTGTCTGGATACCCTCTTCGCTGATGGAGTGGAGGCGTTGCATGACGTTCAGCACAAGCGTACCTCACCGGCTGTTGAGCATATCGTTGAAGCTAATATTTATCTTAGTGGGATCGGGTTTGAGAGCGGTGGACTTGCCGCAGCGCATGCCATACATAATGCACTTACCCTCCTTGAAGAATGTCGCAATATATATCATGGCGAAAAGGTTGCGTTCGGCACCATTGTGCAGCTTGTGCTGGAAAAGGCACCTGCAGATGAGACCTTAAAGGTCATTCGTTTTTGTCAGGAGATCGGTCTTCCGGTGACCTTACGTGAGCTGGGCATCACTAGCCTCGACTTGGAAAAACTTATGAGAGTTGCACGGGCCAGCTGTGCTGAGGATAGTCCGATGCAGAACATGCCTTTTGAGGTACATGCTGAAGAGGTATTGGAAGCTATTCTTGCTGCTGACCGTTTGGGACAATAA
- a CDS encoding divergent polysaccharide deacetylase family protein — protein MNKGSHTVKRYFLYLFMIVTALTGSGMGSPLSVMATPAVSGNAVEVSSQRMAAPVANSIEDSTAVRRQNKGSSRSRVAIIVDDFGNGMRGTDEMLSLPVKITVAVMPFLPTSISDARRAHERGFDVLLHLPMEPRHGKPEWLGPGAVLAKMSDEEIRQRVEAALDNIPYAIGINNHMGSRVTGDERVMGIVLNVCKERGLFFVDSKTNYRSVVGKIALEKGLPRVENHIFLDDLHTSSHVLKQMRLVQERALEQHYCITIGHVGLQGKETAAGIRSGIAEMRNSVEFVGISDLVKEEWKWNPAPKFP, from the coding sequence TTGAATAAGGGCAGTCATACTGTAAAACGTTATTTCTTATATTTGTTTATGATTGTAACAGCGCTCACCGGGAGTGGAATGGGATCACCGCTGTCTGTTATGGCTACGCCTGCTGTAAGCGGAAACGCCGTAGAAGTTTCCTCCCAGAGAATGGCTGCACCAGTAGCTAATTCCATTGAAGACAGCACTGCTGTACGACGACAAAACAAGGGTTCTAGCCGCAGTCGTGTAGCCATTATTGTCGATGATTTTGGCAACGGAATGCGGGGGACAGATGAAATGTTAAGTCTGCCGGTCAAAATTACGGTTGCGGTCATGCCCTTTCTGCCCACATCGATCAGCGATGCGCGGCGTGCACATGAGCGCGGGTTTGACGTATTGTTGCACCTCCCGATGGAGCCGCGTCATGGCAAGCCGGAATGGCTGGGGCCTGGAGCGGTACTGGCGAAGATGAGTGATGAGGAAATTAGGCAGCGTGTGGAAGCGGCGCTGGATAATATCCCGTATGCAATTGGGATCAACAATCACATGGGTTCAAGGGTAACTGGTGATGAGCGGGTAATGGGCATCGTGCTGAACGTCTGCAAGGAACGGGGGTTATTTTTTGTGGACAGTAAAACCAATTATCGCTCTGTGGTCGGTAAAATAGCACTGGAGAAGGGGCTGCCCCGCGTGGAGAACCATATCTTCCTGGATGATCTGCATACCTCTAGCCATGTGCTGAAGCAAATGCGTCTTGTTCAGGAGCGTGCGCTGGAACAGCATTATTGCATAACGATCGGCCATGTCGGTCTGCAAGGCAAAGAGACTGCCGCCGGTATTCGCAGCGGCATAGCAGAAATGCGCAACAGTGTTGAGTTTGTCGGGATATCTGATCTGGTCAAAGAAGAGTGGAAATGGAATCCAGCTCCTAAATTTCCATGA
- a CDS encoding aldo/keto reductase → MDYRILGRTGLKVSSYSLGTGSFGWWGNSNEEECFQIVDQALAEGINLIDTADVYSAGVSEEIVGKALKGRRNEVVLATKVGLPMGNGLNQSGNSRFWIKQEVENSLRRLQTDHIDLYQLHRPDPQTDIEETLSVLTELVQEGKIRYFGSSTFQAWQIAEAQAVSEQRNLASFASEQPPYSILNRGIEFDVLEATRKYGMGILVWSPLSGGLLTGKYSKGQTASTDSRATRFKGNTLGDVVDPTREENTLKFDMISRLQQLADESGMTLAHLAIAFTQVHPSITSTIIGPRTLGQLQDTIKGADIHLSTDILDAIDTIVAPGLTLDALERGWAPDWMNATSRRRA, encoded by the coding sequence ATGGATTATCGCATTCTAGGTCGTACGGGTTTAAAAGTAAGCAGTTATAGTTTGGGTACAGGATCATTTGGCTGGTGGGGAAATTCGAATGAGGAAGAATGTTTTCAAATTGTGGATCAAGCTCTAGCTGAAGGTATTAACCTTATTGACACTGCTGATGTCTATTCAGCAGGTGTATCAGAAGAGATTGTCGGAAAAGCTTTAAAAGGTCGGCGTAATGAAGTTGTGCTTGCCACCAAAGTGGGATTGCCCATGGGAAACGGGTTAAACCAGAGTGGAAATTCTCGATTTTGGATCAAACAGGAAGTAGAGAATAGCTTGCGCCGGCTGCAAACTGACCATATTGATCTTTATCAGCTACACCGTCCTGATCCACAGACCGATATTGAAGAGACGCTTAGTGTATTAACAGAGTTGGTTCAGGAAGGTAAAATCCGTTACTTTGGTTCCTCCACCTTTCAAGCCTGGCAGATTGCAGAAGCTCAGGCTGTGAGTGAACAACGTAATTTGGCCAGTTTTGCTAGTGAGCAGCCGCCCTATTCAATCTTGAATCGCGGGATTGAATTTGACGTACTTGAAGCTACGAGAAAATATGGTATGGGTATTCTGGTGTGGAGTCCATTGTCAGGTGGCTTGCTCACCGGTAAATATTCAAAAGGTCAGACCGCCTCGACCGATTCCCGGGCTACCCGTTTTAAAGGGAATACACTAGGCGATGTCGTTGACCCCACCCGTGAAGAGAATACTCTAAAGTTCGATATGATTAGCCGTCTACAGCAGCTCGCTGACGAATCAGGAATGACACTCGCCCATCTGGCGATCGCTTTCACTCAGGTGCATCCGTCAATTACTTCCACAATTATTGGTCCGCGTACACTTGGTCAGTTGCAGGATACTATAAAAGGCGCAGATATCCACTTAAGCACAGATATACTGGACGCCATTGATACGATCGTTGCTCCAGGCCTAACCTTAGATGCATTGGAGCGGGGCTGGGCTCCCGATTGGATGAATGCTACAAGCAGACGGAGGGCATAA